Below is a genomic region from Nitrosopumilus sp. b3.
GAAGAAAAGTCTATAGATTTACCTGCCTTTGAAAAAGGTATCTCTGATAAAATTATTGAAAAATTTGGAGACAAAGTAGAATCCACATTTGTGAAAGAAGATAGAATTGGGATAAAAGTTGGAAAAGAAAATATTCATGATGTAGCTGAATTCATTCGTGATGGATTAAATTTTGATCATGTAGAATCTGTTTCAGGTGTAGATTTTCCTCAAGAGAAAGAAATTGAGGTTGTTTATCATATAGGATCTTATACTGACTCATCACTAGCAAGTCAAATTCTAGTTTTGTCCACTAGGGCACAAAGAGAAGAAAACCCAATTCCTGGAAATGATGCTACTAAACTACCGACTCTTAGAGATGTATTTTACAGTGTTGAATTTCATGAAAGAGAAGTTTTTGAAATGTTTGGAGTTTTCTTTGAAGGACATCCTGATAATAGACGATTACTTTTGCCAGAAGATTGGGCAGATTTACCACCACTTAGAAAGGACTTTGCAATAAAAGGAAGATAAAATGACTACTGAATTACCTCCAGGATTAGCACTCCAAAAAGTTGATGAGAGAATAATGACTCTCAATGTAGGGCCTCAACATCCAGGTTCTGGTCACATGAGAATTATTGTTCAAATTGATGGTGATTATATTGTTGCATGTGATCCTGATCCTGGCTATGTTCACCGCGGAGAGGAAAAAATGGCAGAATACAGAAACTACATTTTGAACATTCCTCACTTAGAAAGACCAGTTATTCATGATTCATGTAATGTTCTTTATCCATATGTTTTGGGCGTAGAAGAGATTGTTGGTATTGAAGTTCCTGAACGTGCAAAATATGTTCGAGTTATTGCCTCTGAACTAAACCGATGTATTTACACAATGTATTGGCTTGCCATTTATGGAATTTTCTTAGGACATTCTACAATGTTTATGTGGCCTGCAGGTGACCGTGAACTCTTAATTGATCTAATGGAAAAAATGACTGGTGCAAGAGTAACACATGCTCATTTTGTTCCAGGTGGAGTAAGAAATGATTTACCACCAAACTTTGAGGATGTTTGCCTACGTCAAGTCAATTACTTTGAAAAACGAATCAAAGAATATGCTGCAGTATTTTATGATAACCCGATTCTGATTTCTAGAACTCGTGATACTGGAGTTCTTTCACGTGAAGATGCAATTCGACTTGGCACAACCGGTTCTGTTCTTCGTGCAAGTGGTGTAGATTATGATCTTCGAATAAAGGAACCTTATGATGTTTATGATGAATTAGATGTTCACACTAACGTTATGAAAGAAGGGGATTCTTATGCAAGATCAAAAGTTCCATGGCTTGATATGCTTGAAAGTTGTAATATTATCCGTCAAGCATTACAAAAAATGCCAAAGTCTGGTTCTGTTAGAACTAAACTTAAACCTAATCCAAAAGGAAAAGGACTAGATTCAGTTTACAAACGAGTTGAATCTGGAAGAGGTTCTTTAGGATGTTATATTGTATCTGATGGAAAAACTGAGCCCTACCGACTAAAGATGAGTGTTGGTTCTTTTAGAAATTTAATTGCATTACCATATCTTCTAAAAGGTGAAAAACTTGGTAACATGCCATCCGTTTATTGGAGTCTTAACTATTGGCCAGTGGAGGCAGACCGATAAATGTCTGTAATTGCACCAAAATTCAAACTAAGTGAATTTATCAAATCACTTCTTGATAATGTATTTTGGATACTTTTCATTTTGGTTTTAATTGGAATTCCATTAGTTCAGGTCATTTTATTTGGAATTGAAATGCCTGTAATCAATGGTGAATTACTTACACCATTTTTGGCCTTAACATGGATAGCAGATCCATCGCGAACTCTTCCAATTATCAAAGCATTCATGGCAACTGATATGTTTAGAGTAATGGCATTTCCAGGATTTGGTTTTGCAGCACTACTTGCAGCAGGAACCATATTTGTTGAAAGAAAAATGCTTGCAAAATTACAATTAAGAGTTGGTCCATTTTACTGTGGAAAATTTGAAGGTATTTTACAATTAATGGGTGATGGATTAAAATTAATTTCAAAAGAAATTATTATTCCTGCAAAAGCTGACAAGCCAATTTTCTGGGCAGCACCAGTGATGTTTGTTGCAGCAGCTGCTTCATTTGTAGCACTAATTCCTGTTGCCCCTGGTTGGGTAGTAGCTGATGTGGACTTGGGATTGCTAGGCGTCTTTGCAGTAATTGGATTTTTTCCAATCATCACGATTCTTTCTGCATGGTCTGCAAACAGTAAATTCCCATTCATTGGGGGTATCAGAGCTTTGTTCCAAATGGTTTCATTTGAAATTCCTCTAATTCTTTCTTTGTTAGGAGTTGTAATTCTAACTGGAACTCTAAACTTATCTGAAATTGCAGCTAGTCAATCAAGTTTCCCTTGGATTGTATTTTTACCAGTTGGGGCTATTGTATTTTTCATTACAATGTTGGCAGAATTAGAAAGAATCCCATTTGATCTACCGGAGGCAGAAAGTGAAATTGTCGCTGGATGGCTTACTGAACTATCTGGAATGATGTATGGGCTTGTTCAATTAGGAACTTACCTGAAACTTTATGCATTTGCAGCTTTGTTTGTAGTATTATTCCTAGGTGGATGGAATGGTCCAATGGTAGTACCTCCATTCCCAGCAGAAATTATTTCTGATGGTATTGAACTGGGACCTGTTACTGCTAATATTGCTGGTTTACCTGTATTTACACAAGAAATGCTTAATGGAACACTTTGGTTTGTTCTTAAAACTGTAGGCGTCATCTTTTTTATATTATTGCCAAGAGGTGTATTTCCAAGAATTAGAATTGATATGTTGTTAAGTCTTGGTTGGACCAAGCTTATTGGACTAGCATTCGTTAACATCTTTATTGCTCTAGGATTGCTTTACGCTGGAGTGTTAGGACCAGGAGGTTTACAATAATGGGAACTGCAACAGGTATCATTCGCGCATTAAACTCTGGAATTAAACATATTGCAGTAAAGCGATTTACTCTTCGTTATCCTGAAGAGAAACTAAAATTTGTAGGTGATGGTTATCAGTTTGATCCTTCTACTGGTGTTGGAATTGCTGGATTAAAAGGTCGTCACATGTTATTCCATGATCATTGTACTGGTTGTCAATTATGTTCTATTGCATGTGAAGGAGTTGCAGAGGCAATTGCAATGGTCAAAGTTCCAGAAGAGCAAAAACAAAATAAAAAATCCATCATGCCACAAATTGATTATGGAAAATGTGTCTTTTGTGGACTCTGTGTTGATGCATGTCCGTTTTATGCTCTATACATGACAAACGATTACGAACTTTCTTCATTTTCAAAAGAAGGGTTGATCTATACTCCTGCTCAACTTGCTGTAAAACCATATGTGGCACAAGATAGTGAAATCCAAATTACTGATAGAGGTGCATCACATGGCTGATGCAGCGTTTCTTGCATTAACTGTAATTACAATTGGTTCTGCAATCGCAGCACTTGAATTGAGATCATTGATTTATGGCTCAATTGCTTTGATGGGAACGTTAGGTGGTATAGCTGGCTTTTTCTTCTTACTTGATTCTCCATTTGTTGCATTATTCCAATTAGCTGTATATGTTGGCTCAATTGCTGTTCTGATTTTGTTTACCGTTATGCTAGTGAAAAGAGAATTAATTTTCAAAAAAATTGAAGATAAGAGAAGAAAATTTGCAGGTATTGGGTTAATGTTAGTAGTTATGGTGGCACTAGGGGCAGTATTCCTTGATTCAGGAATAAAAACAATAACTACTGATGAACCTCCAGTTAATTTCAGAGATATCGGTACAGACTTTGTAACATATTATTGGCCTGCATTGATTTTGATGGGATTGATTTTAGCTGGTTCTGTAACTGGTGCATTAGTTTTAGCCAAACGAGAGGATGTGGAGAATGACCAACGAACTAGTTGATTTTACACTTGTATCTGTTGCTCTGTTGGGCATAGGAATTTACGGTCTTGCAGTAAAACGTAATTTTATTCGAATGTTGTTTGCAGTTGAAATTATCATCAATGCAGCAAATCTTAATCTTGTAGCATTTGGTAGATTTTTACCTCATAGTGGAGGTCAGACTTTGGCATTATTCTCAATTGCAATCGCAGCAGCAGAAGTGGCAGTTGGATTATCTTTGATTATTGTAGCATATAGAATGTATCATAATGTCGATATTGCAGACTTTAGGAGTTTGAAAGGATAATGGAATATGCACTATTACAGGCAGTATTCTTGCCGTTACTCTTATCCCCAATTGCATACATTATTGGAAGAAAAATGGGCCCAACACCCGCAATGTGGTTTACATTTGCTATTTTACTTTACACTACAATCTTAGTAATCAATGCAGCATTATCTGGAACAGTAGAGGAACATTATCCATGGACTGACCAGTTTGGAGAATTTGGATTCTTGCTAGATGGTTTGGCATCACCATTTGCAATAATGATCTATGTGTTATCTACAATCTTGGCACTTTATTCAAAACCATACATGATTCACAAATTCCATGAACAATTTGAAGAAGAACATAAAATGAATTCATCTTCAGGTGCTCAAACTTCAGTAGTTGAATCATCATCACTTTCAAATTATGTTAATGCTAAATCTGGTCTTTACTTTGCATTGTATCTTGTTTTTGCAATGGGGATGCTTGGAACTGTTCTATCAACAAATCTAATCGAATTCTATATTTTCTTTGAGGTAATGTTGATTCCTGGTTTCTTCTTAGTTGCACTTTGGGGTGATGGTCCAAGAAGAAAAATCGGTTTAATGTTCTTATTCTGGACTCATGCTGGTGCAGTTGTTTTACTCTTAGGATTTTTGATGATTGGTCTATCTTTGGGAAGTTTTGATTTTGCAGATATTCGTGAATCTGAGATTCCTCAAGACGTAGTAATGATTTCAGCAGTTGCAATTGCAATTGGACTGGGAGTTAAACTGGCAGTTTTCATGTTCCATATTTGGCTTCCATATGTTCACGGCTCTGCCCCAACACCAATCAGTGCGTTATTGTCACCTGCTATGATCGGAATTGGCGCTTATGGTATTTTCAGATTAATTATTGAATTCTTACCTGCAACATTTGCAGAGCTTTCAATATGGTTCCACATTTGGGGACTTGTTACAATGATTTATGGTGGTGCAATGGCATTAATGCAAGATGATCTTAAACGTCTTCTAGCATATTCAAGTATCAGCCAAATGGGCTATCTTTTGTTTGGTATTGGTTCGATGTCTGCATTAGGACTTACTGGTGCAGAGATGATGTATGTTACTCACGCCATTGGAAAAGGTATTCTCTTCATGATGGCTGGAATAATTATTGTTAAAGTTGGAACTAGAAGTATCTCAAAACTTGGAGGATTAGCAGGAAAGATGCCCATCACGGCAGTTTGTGCAGTTATTGGTGCATTAACAATAATGGGTGTTCCACCAACAAGTGGATTTATGGGTGAATGGATTTTGTTTTACGGTGCATTAGAGACTGCAATTGAAGAAGGCTCAACACTTAGAGCAGTAACTTTTGGTCTGGGTCTTGTAGCAACTGCTCTTACGATGTCTTACATGCTTTGGATGCTAAAGCGTGTGTTCTTTGGAAAAACTCCTGAACATCTTGAAAATGTGAAAGAAGGAAGTTGGTACATGACTGCACCAATGATGGTATTAGCAGGATTCTCAATTGTAGTTGGAATTTATCCAGATATCTTCTTGAAAACAATAATTCCATACATGAATGGAGTACTAGGAGTTTAGACAATGGCAACTGAATCTTTTGGATTACCATTTGAAGTTGGAGCCTTAAGTGCTTGGTTAGTTTGGATATTACCATTTGCAGCTGCAATGATAATTCCTGGTATTGGAAAATTATCAAAACACGCAACTGGATATGTTGCAGTAGCATTTGCTTTGATGAGTGCTTTATCTGCAGCAACAATGATTCCTGTAGCTTTGGAGGCACACGAATTACACCATCAAGTTATGTGGATTGAGGCAATTGGACTAAAAGGTGGTGTCTTAGCAGATCCTCTTTCAATAATTATGGCAAACGTTGTAGGTTGGATTTCATTCCTCATTATGATTTACAGTACTGGATACATGAAAGGCGATAAAGACATTACAAGATTCTGGTTCTGGATGATGTTCTTTATTGGTTCAATGCAATTAATTGTTTTATCTGATAATTTACTTCAAGTATTCTTTGGATGGGAAGGCGTTGGACTTGCATCATACGCTTTGATCAGCTTTTGGTATCGCGACAAGAAAAAAGATCATGTTGGTGTTGAAGGCAGAACTGTTCTTGGAATGTTAGATTACTATGCACCCACACACGCAGGTATGAAGGCATTCATCATGACCAAAGTAGGTGATGTAATGATGATTGCAGGGATGCTTTTGATATTTTTGTTTGCAGGTACATTTGGATTTAAAGAACTAATGAGTGATACTCAATGGGCTACTTCAATGGCTGCTCAAGGACTTTTAGTTCCTGCCTTTGTTTTACTCTTTGGAGGTGCGATAGGAAAATCAGCTCAATTCCCACTAAACGAATGGCTCTTAGAAGCAATGACTGGACCTACTGCTGTTTCTGCATTAATTCACGCCGCAACAATGGTTAAAGCAGGAGTGTTCTTAGTTGCAAGAATTGGTCCACTTGTATTTGCATTAGGAGCTGCTGGAATTATGGCAGACCAGTTCTTTGAGATTGTTGCTTGGGTTGGTGCGATTACTGCATTATTACTTGCAACACAAGGAATGGTAAACCCTGAAATAAAGAAAGTACTTGCTTATTCAACTGGTTCCCAAATTGGTTATATGATGATGGCCTTAGGTGTTGCAGGATTGTCTCATCAATACGTTGATGGATACACTGCAGGTTTCTTCCATCTTATTTCTCATGCAATGTTCAAAGCTTCATTATTCATGGCAGCGGGTTCTTTGTTGCACATAGTAGGTTCTAGATTTATGACTGATATGGGTGGGCTTAGAAAACAAATGAAGAAAACATATGCATTCATGTGGGCAGCTGGACTTGGCTTAATGGGTGCACCATTTATCACTACGGGCTTTTGGAGTAAAGATGCAATATTTGCAGCAGTCTATGAATCAGGAAATGAATGGGCATTACCACTTTATGCAATTGCAGTCTTAACTGCAGTAATAACAGCATTTTATACTACTAGAATGATTGGAATGGTCTTCTTTGGAAAGAAGAGTAAGCATATTGAAAAAATGGAAGAGGAAGGACATCATATACACGAAGCCTCATTATCAATGTGGGTTCCTTATGGAATTCTTGCAGTACTTACAATTGGAATTGGTCTTATTGGATTATCTGCAGAAGAGGGTCTACATCATGTATTTACTGATTACCTTGAACATTCATTTGGAATTCATTCTGAACATACAGCAGCAGAAGCTTCTATTCTTCCAGAGTTCTTACAAGGACTTAATCCTGTAGCATTAGGTTCATCATTAGTAGCATTTGCTACGGGAATTGGACTTGGTTACATATTCTATATTGGAAGGTGGGTTGACCCTGTAAGATTTGTAAATTCAAATATCTTCTTTTATGCAATTCACAAAGTTATCTTAAACAGATGGTATCTAAATGCCATTATCTATTGGTGTTTTGTTGTTGCACCATTATGGTTGGCAAGAGGAGTATTCAGATACTTTGAAAAGACGGCTATCGATTATGGTATGAATGATGGAGTTCAGAAAGCAGCTGGCTGGGGTGCAAAAGTTGTGCAAGGAACTCAAACTGGTGTGTCTCAATCATATCTTTTCGTATTTGGAGCAGGATTACTATTCGTAGTCTTGATATTGTTGATGTAGGAGATTGATGATTTGTTAGAAATTACCTCAACCCCATTGGTATTAATTGCAATATTGGGTACTGTAGGAGTCATTCTTCCGATCATCAGTATTGCTAGAAAAGAAAAAGGCTCTAATTCATTTTATGCTGTAATTGCATTTGCTGCATTAATTGTATCTATGGGATATGTTGGATATCAATTCATTAGTGAAAGTGTTTCTCCATCTGCTCTTTTTTCTGATGATGTTATAGTTGATGATGCATTTGGTGGATTCTTTGCAATTGCAATGTTAATTGTTGCGTTGTTCACAACAGTTGGATCATTCAATTACATGAGAAAACATAATTCCCCTGCAGTATACTATTCTCTAATTTTACTTGCCACTATTGGTATGGTGTTAGTGGCATACTCTACCGATTTGGTAATGTTATTTGTTGCATGGGAACTCATGAGTATTCCAACTTATGTTTTAGTTGGATTTATGAAAAAGAATCCAAGCTCAAATGAAGCTGCTCTAAAATATTTCTTGTTTGGTGCATTATCATCAGCAATTATCGTATACGGAATTTCAATTTCCTATGGATTAACTGGTTCAACAAATATCGAAGAAGTGATTCAAGGTTACTCTACACTTGATCCTTCATTATTGCCTCTCGCATTACTTTCTGTTGGAATGTTTATTGCAGGATTCGGGTTCAAGATGGGACTTGTACCTTTCCATCAATGGCTTCCTGATACCTATGAAGGTGCACCCTCACCAATCACTGCACTTCTTGCAGCAGCAACAAAGAAAGCTGGTTTTGCAGCAACAATTAGAATTGTAATTCTGGGAATGGTGGTTCTAAATCTTGATTGGACATTAGCTCTTGGTATCATTGCTGTGATGACCATGACTGTTGGAAATGTTGCTGCAATTATGCAAAAGAATCTATCAAGAATGTTAGCATATTCTAGTATTGCACATGCAGGATACATTTTGATTGGACTTGCTGTTGCCCCACACAGCTCACTTGGATTACAAGGTTCTTTGTATCAGATTATGAATCATGCAGTAATGAAAGGAGCAGCCTTTATTGCAATTGCTGGAATTGTGACAACTCTTGCTGTAACTAATATTGATAAATTAAAAGGACTTGGAAGAAGAATGCCAATCACTGCTCTAGGATTGGTAATTGCTTTGTTTGCATTAGCTGGAATTCCTCCACTTTCAGGATTCTGGAGTAAACTCATGTTATTTGGTAGTGCATTAGATGCAAGTTCTGCTTTGTGGTGGGCACCATGGCTTGCAATCGCTGGAGTTCTAAACAGTGCATTATCTCTTGCTTACTATGGTTGGATTACAAGAAAAATGTACTTTGAAGGTGAAACTGAAAAAAGAGTTGCAGAACCAAAATCTATAATGGCAATTATGATCTTCTCTACAATCTTCTTGGTAGGATTTGGTGTATATCCAGATCCGTTAATTAAATTGGTAGAGTTTGCAACACCTGTAATTAGTTTAGGTCTTATGCCTTAAACGAAGTAAATTTTATTAAATTATCTAAATTTATTTTTGCTTCATTATCCGGAATTTTTCTTAAACCAACTCTTGCTTTTTCAGAATATTCCTTTAACAACTCTTCCATTTTATTAAAAACATCTCTTGGATCAGAGCTTTTCTTTATCAATAAATTAAACAACTTGTCCTCATTTTTCCAATCCAATAAATCATCTCTAATCTGATATGCAATTCCAATATTTTTTCCGTATTCAGTTAATGCTTCAATTTGTTCTTCAGAACCGTTTGCAATAATTGCACCTATTCTAGCTGCTACCTCAAATGCAGTTGCAGTTTTGTATTCAATTACCTTGAGATAATCATCAAAAGTGACATCCTCACTTGTTTCTAACCTGTTTTCAATCATTTCTCCTTCACTCATCAGCATGGCAGTTGTGGCTAAATCTTTTGTAATTCTGGCATTGTCTAATCTTGAAGATATTGCAAGGATTAACCCTAAAACAAAGTCCCCTGTGAGAACACTAGTATTGTAACCATATTTTATATGAAATGGATCTTTTTGTCTTCTCATTGTTTCATTATCAATAATATCGTCATGGATGATTGATTCCATATGTAAAAATTCAACAGCACAAGATGCAGACAATGTATTTTCATCAACCTTGCCTACACTCTCAGCTGCTAATGTCAAAATTATCGGCCTAATTCGCTTTCCACCATCTAATGAATATTTCAAAGGTTCAATGAATTCTGATTCTGAATAAAGAGACAACTCATTTTTTAATGCTTCATCAATTTTTTCAATATATTTTCCATAGGTTTCAAGTAATGGATTAATTTCAATATTTTTCCTGTCCAAAATTGCCTGATCAAAAAACTTTGTCATTAGTAAATAAATCTTGGTGCTCCAGCCGGGATTTTCATCGATAGATTTTGAACCCGGGATCACTGCCTTGAAAGGGCAGTATGCTTGACCGGTCTACACCACTGGAACCCATGAAAATTCTGTGTTTTGACCATAAAATCTTTTGTAAACAACAAAGATTTTTTTATTGGCAATTTAGGAGTTGAGTTATGAGTATAATTAAAAAAATTGATGAAATGATTGAAGAAAGAAGTTTACTAAAACATCCATTTTACCAAATGTGGTCTGATGGTAAGTTAACCCAAGTATCTTTGGCAGGTTATTCAAAAGAATATTTTCAACTTGTAAAAGCTGTTCCAAAATTTATGACTCCAATTATAGAGAACGCTCCAGAAACAGTTGTTAGTGAATTAATTGAAAATCAGCAAGAAGAATCTGATCATATTAAACCCTGGATCTCCTTTGCAGGAGAACTTGGTATTTCTGAGGATGAATTAATTTCATATTCAGGAACATCAAAAACGAACAAAGCAGTATCTGATCTTACTGCACTAATGGATACCTTTGAAGGTGGTGCATGTGCTATGTATGCTTTTGAAAAAGAAATCCCTAAAATTAGTCAGACAAAACTTGATGGGTTGGCTGAGTTTTATGAACTAACAAGTCATGATGCTACAGAATACTTTACACTTCACACAGAAGCTGATATCCGTCATGCTGCATCCTGGAGAAATATCTTGGAAAAATCTTCAACTGACACAAGTAACCTGATTGAAATTGCAGACAAATCCATTTCTGCACAAAATTTGTTACTTGATAGTTGTTATGAAGAATACTGTTAATCTCATAACATTTTAAACCTAAGACTAGATTCATCTGCTTAGGGCCCGTAACTCAGCTTGGTAGAGTAACCGGCTCATAACCGGTGAGCCAAGGGATCGAAGCCCTTCGGGCCCATATCTTTTCAATTAGTTTTAAAATAAGCCAATCCAAAATTCATTGGCCGCAATGAAGAATCAGAGTTATATCTGAATGGTGATTGGAAGGCATTTGTCTGAGCTGCCAATACTCATTTGCTAATTTGCTTTTTCACTTTTTCCAGAACATTTTCATCTACTAAATTTTGCTCATACAACGCTTCTGTAATTTGTAAAATATTTAGAATTGAATGCATACTAACTCCCAATTCAGATAATGCTTTATCTGCACCTTCCATTCTATTGACAATTACATATGCATCTTTTACTGAAATGTTGACTTCTTTTAATGATTTAATTGCATTTACTACTGAACCTCCAGTTGTTGCGACATCATCTATCATAACTACTTTCATTCCATCATGAATTTTCCCTTCTACTGATTTTGAAGTACCATAATCTTTTGGTTTGCTTCTCACATAAATTAGAGGTTTTACCGTTTCTATTGCTAATGCTGAAGCAATCACCAAACCTCCTGTTGGAACAGAAACTATAGAATCAAAATTAGTTAATCCAACATTTTGAGCAATTTCATTTTCAAGATATTTTACCATTTTTCTAAATTCATGTGGATAGCTTGGAACTAGTCTTAAATCCACATAGTAAGAACTCTTTTTCCCACTTGCAAGAGTGAATTCTCCAAATTTTATTATGCCTTTTTCATGCAAAAAGGTCGCAAACTCTTTTACAAATTCCATACCAAAATTAACTACACTGGATTTATTTTGGTTTGTATTATCAATGAATTATGCCTGAAATCTGGTTAAATTATG
It encodes:
- a CDS encoding polyprenyl synthetase family protein, translated to MTKFFDQAILDRKNIEINPLLETYGKYIEKIDEALKNELSLYSESEFIEPLKYSLDGGKRIRPIILTLAAESVGKVDENTLSASCAVEFLHMESIIHDDIIDNETMRRQKDPFHIKYGYNTSVLTGDFVLGLILAISSRLDNARITKDLATTAMLMSEGEMIENRLETSEDVTFDDYLKVIEYKTATAFEVAARIGAIIANGSEEQIEALTEYGKNIGIAYQIRDDLLDWKNEDKLFNLLIKKSSDPRDVFNKMEELLKEYSEKARVGLRKIPDNEAKINLDNLIKFTSFKA
- a CDS encoding iron-containing redox enzyme family protein, which translates into the protein MSIIKKIDEMIEERSLLKHPFYQMWSDGKLTQVSLAGYSKEYFQLVKAVPKFMTPIIENAPETVVSELIENQQEESDHIKPWISFAGELGISEDELISYSGTSKTNKAVSDLTALMDTFEGGACAMYAFEKEIPKISQTKLDGLAEFYELTSHDATEYFTLHTEADIRHAASWRNILEKSSTDTSNLIEIADKSISAQNLLLDSCYEEYC
- the pyrE gene encoding orotate phosphoribosyltransferase, which codes for MEFVKEFATFLHEKGIIKFGEFTLASGKKSSYYVDLRLVPSYPHEFRKMVKYLENEIAQNVGLTNFDSIVSVPTGGLVIASALAIETVKPLIYVRSKPKDYGTSKSVEGKIHDGMKVVMIDDVATTGGSVVNAIKSLKEVNISVKDAYVIVNRMEGADKALSELGVSMHSILNILQITEALYEQNLVDENVLEKVKKQISK